A region of Nitrososphaerota archaeon DNA encodes the following proteins:
- a CDS encoding class I tRNA ligase family protein, with protein MPSLEEKWVKKWKEAKIFEADPDPKREKLFVTFPYMYCNSGMHLGHVFTASHVDVYARFKRMQGYNVLFPWAWHWTGTTIVGVAERLKRGDMNQYRIFKDMDEVPEDVLSKFIDPHVIAEYFTNENRETVNLIGFSIDWRREFTTVDPYYKKFIEWQYLTLKRLGYVVKGTHPVVWCVNCSSPTGDHDRLIGEGVSPEEYYVVLFKCGEYYLAAATFRPETIFGATNVWINPDIEYAIAFYEDKKIIVSKEAIEKLSLQKKDVRIIGKISALELIGKKCTIP; from the coding sequence GTGCCATCTTTAGAAGAAAAATGGGTTAAGAAATGGAAAGAAGCTAAAATTTTTGAAGCAGATCCAGATCCAAAAAGAGAAAAATTGTTTGTAACATTTCCATATATGTATTGTAATTCCGGCATGCATTTAGGACATGTTTTTACTGCTTCTCATGTAGATGTTTATGCACGTTTCAAACGCATGCAAGGATACAATGTACTATTTCCTTGGGCATGGCACTGGACAGGAACTACCATAGTTGGAGTCGCAGAAAGATTAAAAAGAGGTGATATGAATCAATATAGAATTTTCAAAGATATGGACGAAGTCCCAGAAGATGTTCTATCAAAATTCATAGATCCTCATGTTATAGCAGAATATTTTACCAATGAGAATAGAGAAACTGTTAATTTGATTGGATTTAGTATAGATTGGAGACGTGAATTTACTACTGTTGATCCATATTATAAGAAATTTATTGAATGGCAATATTTAACATTGAAACGCTTAGGATATGTTGTTAAAGGGACTCATCCAGTTGTTTGGTGTGTAAATTGTTCAAGTCCGACTGGAGACCATGATCGTTTAATTGGTGAAGGTGTAAGTCCAGAAGAATATTATGTAGTTTTATTTAAATGCGGAGAATATTATTTAGCTGCAGCTACATTTAGACCTGAAACAATTTTTGGAGCTACAAATGTATGGATAAATCCAGATATAGAATATGCTATTGCTTTTTATGAAGATAAAAAAATAATCGTTAGTAAAGAAGCAATAGAGAAACTTTCTTTACAAAAAAAGGATGTAAGAATAATAGGTAAGATTTCTGCCTTAGAGCTTATAGGTAAAAAATGCACAATTCCA
- a CDS encoding 50S ribosomal protein L11: MKKVNKFIIEGGKATAGPPIGPALGPLGVNVLAIVEKINELTSRFMGMRVPVEVIVDTDTKDFEVNVGIPSTAALIMQEIKKEKGAAMPGKETLGDISFQKIVEIAKIKMKQLQAKTLKSAVKQIVGTCVSMGVTIDKKNPKEVIKAIEKGEYDKYLRE; this comes from the coding sequence ATGAAAAAAGTAAATAAATTTATTATTGAGGGCGGAAAAGCAACTGCAGGTCCACCTATAGGTCCTGCATTAGGGCCCCTAGGAGTAAATGTTTTAGCAATAGTTGAAAAAATAAATGAATTAACATCTAGATTTATGGGTATGAGAGTCCCTGTTGAAGTAATTGTTGATACAGATACAAAAGATTTTGAAGTAAATGTAGGTATTCCAAGCACAGCTGCTTTAATAATGCAAGAAATTAAAAAAGAAAAAGGAGCTGCAATGCCTGGAAAAGAAACTTTAGGAGATATTTCATTTCAAAAGATAGTCGAAATAGCTAAAATTAAAATGAAACAATTACAAGCAAAAACATTAAAATCTGCTGTAAAACAAATTGTAGGAACTTGTGTAAGTATGGGGGTTACGATCGACAAAAAGAATCCAAAAGAAGTTATTAAAGCTATTGAAAAGGGGGAGTATGATAAATATTTAAGAGAGTGA
- the pfdA gene encoding prefoldin subunit alpha: MATKKESKISERERAALELRLIEQAIADLQVRIATLDNAIEEHENALALIEELSKLNDVANVLIPIGGGNFIAGQIPKLNKINVSVGAGVVIEKTLEEGKEIIMQRKNSIEKLRTNYQQRIREYLARASEIRASLERE; the protein is encoded by the coding sequence ATGGCTACTAAAAAAGAGAGTAAAATAAGCGAGAGAGAAAGAGCTGCTTTAGAATTGCGCTTAATAGAACAAGCTATTGCAGATTTACAAGTAAGAATAGCTACCTTGGATAATGCTATAGAAGAACATGAGAATGCCTTGGCTTTAATAGAAGAACTTTCGAAATTGAATGATGTAGCTAATGTTCTAATTCCTATAGGTGGTGGAAATTTTATAGCTGGACAAATACCTAAATTGAATAAAATAAATGTTTCAGTAGGTGCAGGAGTAGTTATTGAAAAAACTCTTGAAGAAGGTAAAGAAATAATAATGCAAAGGAAAAATTCTATTGAGAAACTTAGAACAAATTATCAACAAAGAATTAGAGAATATCTTGCAAGAGCAAGTGAAATAAGAGCCTCGCTTGAGAGAGAATAA
- the rpl12p gene encoding 50S ribosomal protein P1 produces the protein MIYIYAALLLHGAGKSITEENIKNVVKAAGIEPEEAQIKALVAALSEVNIDEVLKSASLTPIVAQPTAPQAVPEPKKEEKKKEVEEKKEEEALAGLSALFG, from the coding sequence ATGATCTATATTTATGCAGCTTTATTATTGCATGGTGCTGGAAAATCAATTACAGAAGAAAACATAAAAAATGTTGTGAAAGCTGCTGGAATAGAGCCTGAAGAAGCTCAAATAAAAGCATTAGTAGCAGCGTTATCAGAAGTAAATATTGATGAAGTTTTAAAATCAGCTTCTTTAACACCTATTGTTGCTCAACCTACTGCCCCTCAAGCTGTACCAGAACCTAAGAAAGAAGAAAAGAAAAAAGAAGTTGAAGAGAAGAAAGAAGAAGAAGCATTAGCTGGTTTAAGTGCATTATTCGGATAA
- the rplJ gene encoding 50S ribosomal protein L10, which yields MLSIQKSKKSKKIELFEKLDKLIQKYKVIAIFNLFKVRAKIIHQLRSKLRGEAEIVIVKKAILEKVLEKNNKKMLIEYLSNIKQPIGVIFTNMSAFKLSLILEKSKVLMHAKGGEKADIDVIVPECNTGLQPGPILSDFGKMKIPTRIEGGSIWIAKDTLVARKGEEISPMLASLLVKLDIKSVLRGIDLILAYEDGLIIEGEELRINLEDYKMNISKAFENALKLSIEAQYITKENVPYLINKAILQAKNLGIYIGYPSKDLIKEIIIKAYMNAEKIKEIVKI from the coding sequence ATGTTATCAATACAAAAGTCGAAAAAATCTAAAAAAATTGAATTATTTGAAAAATTGGATAAATTAATTCAAAAATATAAAGTAATAGCTATTTTTAATTTATTTAAAGTTAGAGCAAAAATAATTCATCAATTAAGAAGTAAACTTAGAGGAGAAGCTGAAATTGTTATAGTTAAAAAAGCTATTCTTGAAAAAGTTTTAGAGAAAAATAATAAAAAAATGCTTATAGAATATTTATCTAATATAAAGCAACCTATAGGAGTAATATTTACAAATATGAGTGCTTTTAAACTTTCATTAATACTTGAAAAAAGTAAAGTCTTAATGCATGCTAAAGGTGGAGAAAAAGCTGATATTGATGTAATAGTTCCAGAATGCAATACAGGCCTTCAACCAGGTCCAATATTAAGCGATTTTGGCAAAATGAAAATTCCTACAAGAATAGAGGGGGGAAGTATATGGATTGCAAAAGATACATTAGTAGCTAGAAAAGGAGAAGAAATATCTCCAATGCTTGCAAGCTTATTAGTTAAATTGGATATTAAGTCTGTTCTTAGAGGAATAGATTTAATTCTTGCTTATGAGGATGGATTAATTATTGAAGGAGAGGAATTAAGAATAAATCTAGAAGATTATAAAATGAATATTTCAAAAGCATTTGAAAATGCTCTTAAATTAAGCATAGAAGCTCAATATATAACTAAAGAAAATGTCCCTTATTTAATTAATAAAGCAATATTGCAAGCAAAGAATTTAGGAATTTATATAGGATATCCATCAAAGGATTTAATTAAAGAAATAATAATTAAAGCATATATGAATGCGGAAAAAATAAAAGAAATTGTTAAAATATGA
- a CDS encoding protein translocase SEC61 complex subunit gamma, which yields MGFKEFINSTITTLKLATKPTREEFMKSLKITLLGIIIIGLVTFVLRFIALALQSI from the coding sequence ATGGGTTTTAAAGAATTTATTAATTCAACAATAACAACTTTAAAACTCGCTACAAAACCTACTAGAGAAGAATTTATGAAATCTTTAAAGATAACTCTATTAGGGATTATTATTATTGGATTAGTAACTTTTGTTTTAAGATTTATAGCTCTTGCTTTACAATCTATTTAA
- a CDS encoding transcription elongation factor Spt5, with translation MSVSKKIFVLKTTAGQEKNVAKILAKRIEALNPQVYSIAVLPNIKGYIFIEAENKEEISKISYGVRHLRGRLPAPISIDEVTPHLEKPTIDIISVGDIVEIIAGPLKGLSGKVTRVDKPKKEVMIEVSESAFVLPISIPIDYVSIRHKAKGEDIEK, from the coding sequence ATGAGTGTAAGTAAAAAAATATTTGTTTTAAAAACAACAGCTGGGCAAGAAAAAAATGTGGCAAAAATTCTTGCAAAAAGAATTGAAGCTTTAAATCCTCAAGTTTATTCAATAGCAGTTCTTCCAAATATTAAAGGTTATATTTTTATTGAAGCTGAAAATAAGGAAGAAATATCTAAAATTTCTTATGGTGTAAGACATTTAAGAGGGAGGCTTCCAGCACCTATTTCTATAGATGAGGTTACTCCACATTTAGAAAAACCTACAATAGATATAATTTCCGTGGGAGACATAGTTGAAATAATAGCTGGCCCACTTAAAGGTTTAAGTGGAAAAGTAACTAGAGTAGATAAACCAAAAAAAGAAGTTATGATAGAAGTTTCAGAATCAGCTTTTGTATTACCTATATCAATACCAATAGATTATGTATCTATACGTCATAAAGCGAAAGGTGAAGATATTGAAAAATAA
- the argF gene encoding ornithine carbamoyltransferase — protein sequence MSSAIKSERMKRDFLSLIDYSKEEIMEIINLALKIKKNGFPKDLPLKDKYIVLLFQKPSTRTRASFEVAINKLGGKSFSYEWSQLQTSRGETISDTAKVLSAYFDAIIARVFEHNILIELAKYSKVPVINALSNLLHPCQALADAMTILETKGKLSGLKLSYIGDGNNVCNSLLIMASKFGMNISVACPKEYEPNKLILEIAKKEALKTGSIIEILREPEEAIREADIVYTDTFVSMGEEKEAKKKLSIFLPKYQVNMELFKKSKKDSIFMHCLPAHREQEVTSDVIDSERSVVFIQAENRLYTEAALLINLLS from the coding sequence ATGAGTTCTGCAATAAAAAGTGAGAGAATGAAAAGAGATTTTTTAAGTTTAATTGATTATAGTAAAGAAGAAATAATGGAAATAATTAATTTAGCTTTAAAAATTAAAAAAAATGGTTTTCCTAAAGATTTACCTTTAAAAGATAAATATATTGTTTTATTATTTCAAAAACCATCAACTAGAACTAGAGCTTCATTTGAAGTTGCTATTAATAAACTTGGAGGTAAATCTTTTAGTTATGAGTGGAGTCAACTTCAAACTTCTAGAGGAGAAACGATAAGTGATACAGCTAAAGTTTTATCAGCATATTTTGATGCTATAATAGCTAGAGTTTTTGAACATAATATATTAATCGAATTAGCTAAATATAGTAAAGTTCCTGTAATAAATGCTTTAAGTAATTTATTGCATCCATGCCAAGCTTTAGCAGATGCAATGACTATTTTAGAAACCAAAGGAAAGCTTTCTGGATTAAAATTATCATATATTGGTGATGGAAATAATGTTTGCAATTCTTTATTAATAATGGCTAGTAAATTTGGAATGAATATTTCTGTAGCTTGTCCAAAAGAATATGAGCCAAATAAATTAATTTTAGAAATTGCAAAAAAGGAAGCATTAAAAACAGGATCAATAATAGAAATTTTAAGAGAACCTGAAGAAGCAATTCGTGAAGCTGATATAGTATATACAGATACTTTTGTTTCAATGGGTGAAGAAAAAGAGGCTAAGAAAAAATTATCAATCTTCTTACCTAAATATCAAGTAAATATGGAGCTTTTCAAAAAATCAAAAAAAGATTCAATATTTATGCATTGTCTTCCTGCTCATAGAGAACAAGAAGTTACTTCAGATGTAATAGATAGTGAGAGGTCTGTTGTTTTCATTCAAGCAGAAAATAGGCTTTATACAGAAGCTGCACTTTTAATAAATCTTCTTTCATGA
- a CDS encoding translation initiation factor IF-6, with amino-acid sequence MGIILDDIFGSAEVGLFCVATKNFMIVPTGMKQNKIIKWEKELGVESISTTVYGSQLIGIFVAANSNGIIFPYIVYDEEIDRILKFLHDINILKIKSKLTAIGNLILANDYGAIISPEFTKKELKEISDVLGVETIKSTIAGRNYVGSIAIATNLGALTHIDITDDEKRNINEILKVDSLEGTVNGGVTYVRSGIVANDKGAIVGSRTIGPEALAISQALHLI; translated from the coding sequence ATGGGAATTATTCTTGATGATATTTTTGGAAGTGCTGAAGTAGGACTTTTTTGTGTTGCTACAAAAAACTTTATGATAGTCCCTACTGGAATGAAACAAAATAAAATTATTAAATGGGAAAAAGAGTTGGGAGTTGAAAGTATATCTACCACTGTTTATGGAAGTCAACTTATTGGAATATTTGTAGCTGCAAATTCTAATGGAATAATTTTTCCTTATATTGTTTATGATGAAGAAATAGATAGAATATTAAAATTTCTTCATGATATTAATATTTTAAAAATTAAATCAAAACTTACTGCTATAGGGAATTTAATCCTTGCAAATGATTATGGAGCAATAATAAGTCCCGAATTTACAAAAAAGGAATTAAAAGAAATTAGTGATGTTTTAGGAGTAGAAACAATAAAATCTACTATTGCTGGTAGAAACTATGTAGGTTCAATTGCAATTGCAACAAATTTAGGTGCTTTAACTCATATAGATATAACAGATGATGAAAAAAGGAATATTAATGAAATATTAAAAGTTGATTCTCTTGAGGGGACAGTAAATGGTGGAGTAACTTATGTAAGGAGTGGAATAGTAGCAAATGATAAAGGAGCAATAGTTGGTAGCAGAACAATTGGTCCTGAAGCATTAGCTATTTCTCAAGCTTTACATCTTATTTAA
- the alaS gene encoding alanine--tRNA ligase has product MSKRIFPPEFYKLNFFLENDFKRKECPICKEFYWTINEDQETCNEAPCVPYSFIGKSPASRKYSLKETREKFLNFFKKKGHEIINPYPVVARWRTDLFLTDASIVDFQPFVTNGISPPPANPLVISQPCIRLVDIDKVGLTFGRHLTIFEMGGHHAFNYPDKNIYWKEETVQYCQEFIKEEFGINPEYVTYKEGIWSGGGNAGPCFEVIVGGLEVATLVFMQYKTIDTELIELPIRTVDTGYGIERFSWLSNGSYSCFNIIYGEMYPLISKIIDIPKIEEEILNKYAAYTAMMASKRSISEIREEISKITGIPIEIINNEIPLLEKIYAALDYTKSIVFIISEGVVPSNVKVGYLARLLIRRAYNTLSEINCEDKLLDLIEFQIDYWSKDFPHLLDSKNEVLEIIKAEIEKFEETIRKGKEFLKREISNISKKGIKNIPRDLLIRFYDEKGLTPNIVKQIASQFNITLDIPENFYEEVASKHLRSTIKIEEDTIMRLKDKVSGFQATEKLYYKNPFQKNFEAKVLGIIENAIILDKTLFYPESGGQMYDSGIIVSSKGIAKVKNVQIIDDVILHFIDGPIPDIGEKISGEIDIDRRMALMRHHSATHILMGAAMRILGKHVWQAGAKKEPEKARLDISHHKRLSLEEIQKIEKLANEIIAKRIPIKIQFMNRNKAEKEFGFRLYQGGEVPLGEIRVVEIPGWDAQACGGLHCENTEDIGLIKIIKTERIQDGVERIIFSAGPAALKYIQEIEERIFDISNNIKTPIEEINKKVYEIFTELKDSKKTIKKLYEKIVKLKVNELLNKAFKIEDILIIKSYEEIDDQEYLLQLASNLTFSKEARIAILLAGEEKVKIIVLANEEALKKGFDASNICRKIATELGGSGGGKKDLGQGGAPYSIDKINNVLEKLESNPEFFLKS; this is encoded by the coding sequence ATGAGTAAAAGAATTTTTCCTCCTGAATTTTATAAACTTAATTTCTTTTTAGAAAATGATTTTAAGAGGAAAGAATGCCCTATTTGTAAAGAATTTTATTGGACTATTAATGAAGATCAAGAAACATGTAATGAAGCCCCTTGTGTTCCATATAGTTTTATAGGAAAATCTCCAGCATCTAGAAAATATTCTTTAAAAGAAACAAGAGAAAAATTTCTTAATTTTTTTAAGAAAAAAGGACATGAAATTATTAATCCATATCCCGTAGTTGCAAGATGGAGAACAGACTTATTCTTAACAGATGCAAGTATAGTAGATTTTCAACCATTTGTAACTAATGGAATTTCTCCTCCTCCAGCAAATCCACTTGTAATAAGTCAGCCATGTATAAGGTTAGTTGACATAGATAAAGTTGGTTTAACTTTTGGTAGACATTTAACTATTTTTGAAATGGGAGGACATCATGCTTTCAATTATCCAGATAAAAATATTTATTGGAAAGAAGAAACAGTTCAATATTGTCAAGAATTTATTAAAGAAGAATTTGGAATTAATCCTGAATATGTAACTTATAAAGAAGGGATATGGTCTGGTGGAGGAAATGCAGGTCCTTGCTTCGAAGTAATTGTAGGAGGTTTAGAAGTAGCTACATTAGTTTTTATGCAATATAAAACTATTGATACAGAATTAATAGAATTACCAATAAGAACAGTTGATACAGGTTATGGAATTGAACGTTTTTCATGGCTTAGTAATGGATCTTATAGTTGCTTTAATATAATCTATGGAGAAATGTATCCTTTAATATCTAAAATAATAGATATTCCCAAAATAGAAGAAGAGATATTAAATAAATATGCAGCATACACTGCAATGATGGCTTCTAAAAGGAGTATTTCTGAAATAAGAGAAGAAATATCTAAAATAACAGGGATTCCAATTGAAATAATAAATAATGAAATTCCTTTATTGGAAAAAATTTATGCTGCATTAGATTATACAAAATCTATTGTTTTTATCATTTCTGAAGGAGTAGTGCCTTCAAATGTTAAAGTTGGTTATTTAGCAAGATTATTAATTAGAAGAGCATATAATACTTTATCTGAAATTAATTGTGAAGATAAACTTTTAGATTTAATAGAATTTCAAATTGATTATTGGAGTAAAGATTTTCCACATTTATTAGATTCAAAAAATGAAGTTCTTGAAATAATTAAAGCAGAAATAGAAAAATTTGAAGAAACTATTAGAAAGGGGAAAGAATTTCTTAAAAGAGAAATTTCAAATATTTCAAAGAAAGGTATAAAAAATATTCCAAGAGATCTTCTAATTAGATTTTACGATGAAAAAGGATTAACTCCTAATATTGTTAAACAAATTGCTTCACAATTTAATATTACTTTAGATATCCCAGAAAACTTTTATGAAGAAGTAGCCTCCAAACATTTAAGATCTACAATTAAAATAGAAGAAGATACGATAATGCGTTTAAAAGATAAAGTATCTGGTTTTCAAGCTACTGAAAAACTTTATTATAAAAATCCATTTCAAAAAAATTTTGAAGCAAAAGTTTTAGGAATTATTGAGAATGCTATCATTCTTGATAAAACATTATTCTATCCAGAGAGCGGGGGACAAATGTATGATTCTGGAATAATAGTTTCTTCTAAAGGGATTGCAAAAGTTAAAAATGTGCAAATCATCGATGATGTAATTTTGCATTTTATAGACGGCCCAATTCCAGATATAGGCGAGAAAATTTCAGGAGAAATAGATATTGATAGAAGAATGGCATTAATGAGGCATCATTCAGCAACTCATATTTTAATGGGCGCTGCTATGCGTATTTTAGGAAAACATGTATGGCAAGCTGGTGCAAAAAAAGAACCTGAAAAAGCTAGATTAGATATTTCTCATCATAAAAGGCTATCACTTGAAGAAATACAAAAAATTGAGAAATTAGCAAATGAAATAATAGCTAAAAGAATTCCTATAAAAATTCAATTTATGAATAGAAATAAAGCTGAAAAAGAATTTGGTTTTAGATTATATCAAGGAGGAGAAGTTCCATTAGGAGAAATAAGAGTAGTTGAAATTCCAGGATGGGATGCACAAGCATGTGGAGGTTTACATTGTGAAAATACAGAAGATATAGGTTTAATAAAAATAATTAAAACTGAAAGAATTCAAGATGGTGTTGAAAGAATAATTTTCTCAGCAGGACCAGCTGCTTTAAAATATATTCAAGAAATTGAAGAAAGAATTTTTGATATTTCAAATAATATAAAAACTCCAATTGAAGAAATTAATAAAAAAGTATATGAAATATTTACTGAACTTAAAGATTCTAAAAAAACAATAAAGAAACTTTATGAAAAAATAGTTAAATTAAAAGTAAATGAATTATTAAATAAAGCATTTAAAATTGAAGATATTTTAATAATAAAATCTTATGAAGAAATAGATGATCAAGAATATCTTTTACAATTAGCTTCAAATTTAACATTTTCTAAAGAAGCTAGAATTGCTATTTTATTAGCTGGAGAAGAAAAAGTTAAAATAATTGTTCTTGCTAATGAAGAAGCTTTAAAGAAAGGATTTGATGCAAGTAATATATGCCGTAAAATAGCTACCGAATTGGGTGGAAGTGGAGGAGGTAAGAAAGATTTGGGTCAAGGAGGAGCTCCATACTCAATTGATAAAATAAATAATGTTTTAGAAAAGCTTGAATCAAATCCAGAATTTTTCTTAAAAAGTTAA
- the ftsY gene encoding signal recognition particle-docking protein FtsY encodes MRENNMFDGLKKSFNFLTEKILLSEISEDYAKKYLEEFKLYLIENEVAVEAADKIIEETLSTLKKIKVKRFSSKKEILENVLKEIIRSFIIKPEESKAIKKIIENNIKSGKTTIILFVGPNGGGKTLTVVKIANYLLKNGFESVIACSDTFRAGAIEQLKKLADKIKIRVIARGYGHDSASVAVDAINSAKANEIPVVLIDTAGRTEIDRNLLEEMRKIKRVTNPDLTIYVGDSLSGNVIVQQVKEFDKYVGVDGIILTKIDADVKGGAIISVGYAAGKPIMFLGNGQELDDLIEFNEENIFKKILNWM; translated from the coding sequence TTGAGAGAGAATAACATGTTTGATGGATTAAAGAAATCCTTTAATTTTTTAACTGAAAAAATTTTATTAAGTGAAATATCAGAAGATTATGCAAAAAAATATTTAGAAGAATTTAAGCTTTATTTAATAGAAAATGAAGTTGCTGTTGAAGCTGCAGATAAAATAATTGAAGAAACTCTTTCAACTTTAAAGAAGATAAAAGTAAAGAGATTTTCTTCTAAAAAAGAAATATTAGAAAATGTTTTAAAAGAAATAATTAGAAGTTTTATTATTAAGCCTGAAGAGTCAAAAGCTATTAAGAAAATAATAGAAAATAATATTAAATCTGGAAAAACTACAATAATATTATTCGTTGGACCGAATGGTGGAGGAAAAACATTAACAGTTGTAAAAATAGCTAATTATCTTTTAAAGAATGGTTTCGAATCTGTTATTGCATGTAGCGATACATTTAGAGCTGGAGCAATTGAGCAACTTAAAAAACTTGCAGATAAAATAAAAATTAGAGTTATTGCTAGAGGTTATGGTCATGATTCTGCATCTGTAGCTGTAGATGCAATTAATAGTGCAAAAGCAAATGAAATTCCAGTAGTATTAATAGATACTGCTGGAAGAACTGAAATAGATAGGAATTTACTTGAAGAAATGAGGAAAATAAAAAGAGTAACTAATCCAGATTTAACAATTTATGTAGGAGATTCTCTTTCAGGAAATGTGATCGTGCAACAAGTAAAAGAATTTGATAAGTACGTTGGAGTAGATGGAATAATTTTAACTAAAATAGATGCAGATGTGAAAGGGGGAGCAATAATATCTGTTGGTTATGCAGCTGGAAAACCAATTATGTTTTTAGGAAATGGTCAAGAATTAGATGATCTAATAGAATTCAATGAGGAAAATATTTTTAAGAAAATTTTAAATTGGATGTGA
- a CDS encoding 50S ribosomal protein L1: protein MSIPNLEEAIANARKNSVKRNFKQSFELIINLKDVNLEKPESRIYEIVELPNGLSNKRRKICVIASGDLALRASKINGIDKVFQKSDIEAIIGNKKMARKIAESYDFFLVESSLVGIVAKALGAALGGRGKRPIPISPNQDLEELVSKYSKSVILNTRKNPEVKCIIGTEDMSDKEIKENAEAVIKHLISKLEKEMKNVKSIYIKLTMGKPVKLSLGVK from the coding sequence ATGAGTATACCTAATTTAGAAGAAGCAATAGCAAATGCAAGAAAAAATAGTGTAAAAAGGAATTTTAAACAATCTTTTGAATTAATTATTAATTTAAAAGATGTAAATCTTGAAAAACCTGAATCCAGAATATATGAAATTGTTGAATTACCAAACGGTTTATCTAATAAAAGGAGAAAAATATGCGTTATAGCTTCAGGAGATTTAGCTTTAAGAGCAAGTAAAATTAATGGAATTGATAAAGTTTTTCAAAAAAGCGATATAGAAGCAATAATAGGTAATAAGAAAATGGCTAGAAAAATCGCAGAAAGTTATGATTTCTTTTTAGTTGAATCATCCTTAGTTGGAATAGTAGCAAAAGCTTTAGGTGCTGCTTTAGGTGGAAGAGGAAAAAGACCTATACCAATTTCTCCTAATCAAGATTTAGAAGAATTAGTTTCAAAATATTCAAAAAGTGTTATTTTAAATACTAGAAAAAATCCTGAAGTAAAATGTATAATAGGTACAGAGGATATGAGTGATAAAGAAATAAAAGAGAATGCTGAAGCAGTTATAAAACATTTAATAAGTAAGCTTGAAAAAGAAATGAAAAATGTTAAATCAATATATATTAAATTAACAATGGGTAAACCAGTTAAATTAAGCTTAGGTGTTAAATAA
- a CDS encoding bifunctional 4-hydroxy-2-oxoglutarate aldolase/2-dehydro-3-deoxy-phosphogluconate aldolase: MKAKLFKEELKRIEEKGLIPVVVIEDPEKAIPLGKAFLDAGLDIIEITMRTEKAMEAIKILKKKLPEMLIGAGTVFSLNVAKEALKNGARFIVSPHLDERIVSYCVRNNIIVCPGVYTPTEINNAIQIAIKAKGGKVKDIEDLPLLLKIFPASSGGPEHIKALKAVFPKARFIPLGGVNAGNLAEYIKAGSWAVGGTWVCKKELIDRGEMSKITELIKEALRIINEARK, translated from the coding sequence ATGAAAGCGAAATTATTTAAAGAAGAATTAAAAAGGATTGAAGAAAAGGGATTAATACCTGTAGTAGTTATTGAAGATCCAGAGAAAGCCATCCCTCTTGGTAAAGCATTTCTTGATGCTGGATTAGACATTATTGAAATTACCATGCGTACAGAAAAAGCAATGGAAGCTATAAAAATTCTAAAAAAGAAACTCCCAGAAATGTTAATTGGAGCTGGCACAGTTTTTTCATTAAATGTTGCAAAAGAAGCATTAAAAAATGGTGCAAGATTTATAGTTTCTCCCCATTTAGACGAGAGGATAGTTTCATATTGTGTTAGAAATAATATTATTGTGTGCCCAGGTGTTTATACACCAACAGAAATTAATAATGCTATACAAATAGCAATTAAAGCTAAAGGAGGTAAAGTCAAAGATATAGAAGACTTACCACTTTTATTAAAAATTTTCCCAGCTTCTTCAGGTGGACCAGAACATATTAAAGCTTTAAAAGCTGTATTTCCAAAAGCTAGATTTATTCCATTAGGAGGAGTTAATGCAGGAAATTTAGCAGAATACATTAAAGCTGGATCATGGGCAGTAGGTGGAACATGGGTTTGCAAGAAAGAATTAATAGATAGAGGAGAAATGAGTAAAATAACTGAATTAATAAAAGAAGCGCTCAGAATTATTAATGAAGCTAGAAAATAA